In Toxoplasma gondii ME49 chromosome V, whole genome shotgun sequence, the DNA window CTGTCGGGATTTTTTTTCCATGCACCTTCGGCCGCATGGAGCGACATTTTCAAGAGAGTCTGTTTTAGAATGCCCCGAAACATATCGCATGCTTGCGGTTTCTGCACCCGGTGCACACTTCTGCTGTCAACAAGAGAATAGTCTGTCACGGCATTTGAACGCGATGACGTGCGTTTGAAGCAAACGTTTTTTTGGAAGGGGATAAGAGAGAATCATCTACACTTAATGCGGTCCTGACAGCTCGCTGCTCAATGGCATTCGTGTCGTTGTTGTCCGTGGAATGTGCAGCAATCATCGTAAATGTCGATGCGTGCAACTGTTACCGTTTCCATGAAGGTACTTTGACTCCGCAGCAACTGCACCGGCTGGGCTGGTGTTCGGTCCTTaaaagaggacgaggcagcagcagccgtTCCCGAGTTTGCGTGTGCAGTTTTTTCGCGTTCAATAGAAACGAGCATTCGTGGTTCTGGCCTTCCTCTTGAGCTTTACAGTAACGTTGGCGACACTGACACGCTTCGGGGACTTGACCTgcgacgaggcagaaaaggaggcgGTCCCTTTCTCGAGTGAATTTTTCCATTCTGAAAGATACAAGAATGTATGCACGGTTTGTATCTACAGAAGTTTCCCTAGAGAAGAATGATGGATTCGCCACATGTGCCATGATTGTTCGCTTCGACGTGGCTACTGGTTTTTTTGTCCTGCGTCACCCCAGGGCATCAAGTGGTTATGACTTGACTATACATTTCTGATTCACCTGTAATGTTTCATTACGTTCGACACTTTCTAACATTAATGTGATAATACAAATGGCGTGCCGCAAGGCTGCGATTTTAGATATCTTCTACATCTGTGCAGATGCACAGCGTAGTGCTGCTGGCGAGCAGCACAGGGTCCAGCATTCGCCTGTCAAGCGCCCACAGTAAAGGCATCGTCTATTCCCGTCACTGACTGGTTAATTGTAACTACTCCAAGGATGCTCGTGCGCGTTCTGAGATCTTCTCCGTACCCGACCGGCAGTGATGACACCTCACAGGATTTCAGGAAAGTAGCTGGTCGGATGGTAGATCTCGCCCCTGCGCAAGGTGCGGGACCCCAGTGGTGGCAGATTCCACGACAACACTCATGTGAGGTATTGAGATTCTTTCACCATGTGCCTCCCGGTGCAATCAAGGAGAATACAGCGACAAATCGCCCTCCGGCGATTACTTGTATAGAAGGTACTCCTTGTAGAAGTGGGATCTGATTCTGCACATGCTCGGTCTTCATCACTGTCGTGGGTTGCGTCAATTCAATACTCCAAAAGTTGTCATCTGTAAAAATCGCGTTCTTGAAGCGGGCTTGCAATATCATCACTACCAAGATACAGTTTTTTACAGCATAAAAAAAATCGAGTCGAGTTACTGCATAGGTGCGATGTCACAATATTCTGACAAAACTCCTCCGTCACTACTTAGCACTCCCGACACAATGCTAACGTCTTTAGAGTCCCTCCAGATCAACATTGACTGGCTTGCGGCCAATGTTTCTTCGTTGAACCAAAAAGCGTAGTGCCTAAaagcgaacagagaagaatACTGGCAAAAACTGGTATACGAAAAGGCTTGAAGCACGTTCGCAAACACAAACATGTTACTGGAGTATGTTCAGTGTCCATCAtaatgcatgcatgctgtgCTTCCTCTTTTGTGGAGGTGAACCCCGCCAGCAGTGGGACTCAAATGGGGGAaagcttctctccgtttcttctcgtttcgccGACCACAGGGTAGAAATACGAACGTGACGTACGCGATTAGCAAGCATATCTGCGATAATGCACCAGCACACATACAACGTCAAAATGTCGTGTTTACAGCCGCCACAGCAATATACAACGGACAGAATAAGATCCGGAAGCCGAGCTATCTACCACTCAAATTACGGCCCGGCACGGTCACCAGAAAGTTTTGCGAAGAGAGTAGACAGCTCGCTAGGACCTACGGCTGCGCCTTCGCGGCAGCGTTTTTCACTCGACAATCACCACTTGAAGTTGCCGGGTTTCCACTTCATCCGCGGACAAGGGCCCGAGAAAAGATGGAAACATTGCACTAGCGAAGACACTCATTCAACTACCAATGAAAAAATCCATGTCTCAGACTCTCCTTCGAGTTCCCATCCGCCGCACAGTCTCGCACACACGGAAGGAGACATGTCACGCGTGAGTCATCAACTTCATACCGCCAGAGAACATGCTAACGCGAGGAGAGTGGCATGGACGGGCATCTGAAGCGGGGCATTCATTTTGTTTGCTGATCGCGGCCGCGGCAGTCGTCGACAATATTAAGTCTAACGCGTCAGTCTCGGACGCTGGGTGTGGCAGGGAAAACGACATTCAGCAAGTGATGAAGAGCTTTAGTCAGTAGGGCTCCAGCGAAAACAGGGACGGTTCGAGGAAGAAGTTCGGTCTGCTACTCCTCACAGCCGCGGGGCTACGATACAGAGTAAACCTAAGGAAAAGCTCGGAAGTCTAGTCTGCTTTGCATCCCCGCCCTCGCTTTAGACGATGCCGTAGGACTGTAACAACTCCTACTCGTCAAGCATATTCGCTTGCTAGCCTGGCAGGATGGACTGCCGCTTCACACGAACTGACCGGTAACATGCACACCGTTCGGCGAGCGTGCCGGATGGCAAACACCGAAGCAAAGATATCTGCTCTTTCAAGCAGCGTCACAGTTGCCCTGTGACGTACAAGGTCTAAGTCCAAATCAGTTATCTTCTACTGGCTTAACAAGCGTCACAACAAATCCAATTCTGAAGGCAACTTGTTAACGAAAGTGGAGTGTCACACGCGACCTTGCCGGAAACAATCATTAGAGTGATATGGAACGAACTGATTAAGAAAAAATTCCGACCCGCCTGAAACAGTTTCACCCACTTTTTTGGGCGTATTCCCAGTCAGATTGGCCTTTAGTCCGTTTTCTGCCAACGGTCTATGCCGATGTAGTGTCCGGTGCAGTGTACCGTGTCCACCGTTAGCTGTTCAGCTTCTGTCCTGCGTGACTGTTCTCAATACCCTTCCGCTTCGCGCGCCCCCGACTCGAGGAGATCCTCTATAGTTCActacgaaaaaaaacactccTGAGCTACTGGGCTGTCGATGTCAATGATCATTTTCCCAGCGGCACCACCACATCGACGAAAAATGCAACCAACTGTCATGGTGGAACTCTGGTACTATGTTTCTGAAAAGTTGTAACAGTGGTCAGAATGGTTAGACTTGCATCTTGCAACTGGCTGTGCTGCACAGCAGTCGGGCGGAAAAGGTGGGGTAATtgcttctgcatgcggttCTGCCAACGGCTGTTGGTGGCTTGATGTAGGTCCTTGTTACTGTGCAGCGGAACGAATACCAACAGCTCTGCACACCAACTCCGCACGCTTTCGCTTCAGATCACTTAACCGTCGGCATGCGGCATACTCTGTCATGTTTTCACAAGACAAATGCCgacaaagacaaagaaaaatgGAGGCAAGAAAACGGCAGAGGCGGGTCCGGCAAGCGCAACAGCGCTTGGACTTGATGAGAAACAAAAGCTTCAGGGTGCAGCTCTGAAGACATACCTAAAGGTACTACGCCACCATTGAGAAAACAAAAGGCTCCCGTCTCTGGTGTGGGCTAAAATCGAAGTGCCAAGGAAATGTCAGCCAAGTCCTTGATAACGACAGTAAATCTCAGTCGAaatatgtacgtatgtacGTAGGCATGCATACATGAGTGCACACATAAATGTGTATGCGTATCTATATATTTGTGCCCCTTCCAAAAAACGGCAGGCTGCTTGGAAAGTCGTCATCGTGGGCAATGCATTTTTTAGAGGGGTGCGAGGTACTTGCAGTTGCTCTGCTAACGCGTATCGGTTGTAGTAAAGAGACTCGCCTCACTAGGCTTAAGATCCTCTTCTTTCGTAAGTATTTTATTGCCCAGGAACGTGCCGAAAGCACACTGAAATCGGCAACACACAACAAGAAAAAGATTATTGCCAAATGGCTCCCTATAATGCGAGGAATGAAGGTACGTCGGCCGCACGGACAATACCGCATTTGACAGAGTGTGCCTCATAAAACAACTCCATTTGCGGCAAAAGTATCTACTGCTTCTCCCCTATTTGTTAATCAGCTTCAAGAAATAAGAAAAAACGCCGACGATTACATCGCAAACCGCGAGATACAAGCAGAGCGCGCAGACGCCCGACTGGAAATGAAAGATCTTGATTTGGATGATGCAGCAGAACACCAGCATATGATTGTTTCTTCTCACAAGGTTAATATTAAGAAACTACTTGATCTGCAGTCAGCGCGTATGCACAAGCTGGAACAAAAATATAGGGAGcatctctcctttcttcagc includes these proteins:
- a CDS encoding hypothetical protein (encoded by transcript TGME49_284680), producing the protein MLVRVLRSSPYPTGSDDTSQDFRKVAGRMVDLAPAQGAGPQWWQIPRQHSCEVLRFFHHVPPGAIKENTATNRPPAITCIEAATAIYNGQNKIRKPSYLPLKLRPGTVTRKFCEESRQLARTYGCAFAAAFFTRQSPLEVAGFPLHPRTRAREKMETLH